In Methanosarcina barkeri MS, a single window of DNA contains:
- a CDS encoding ATP synthase subunit B — translation MVKEYKTITQIAGPLVFVEKTEPVGYKEIVTINLPDGTTRRGEVLDSSSDIVVIQIFEGTTGLDKECGVVFTGETLKLPASIDLLGRILSGSGEPLDGGPRIVPDQLLDINGAAMNPYARLPPKDFIQTGISTIDGTNTLVRGQKLPIFSASGLPHNEIALQIARQAAVPGSESAFAVVFAAMGITNEEAQYFMSDFEKTGALERAVVFLNLADDPAVERIVTPRMALTAAEYLAYEHGMHVLVILTDITNYAEALRQMGAARNEIPGRRGYPGYMYTDLATLYERAGIVKGAKGSVTQIPILSMPGDDITHPIPDLSGYITEGQIVVSRELHRKGIYPPINVLPSLSRLMNSGIGAGKTREDHKAVSDQMYAGYAEGRDLRGLVAIVGKEALSERDVKFLEFADLFEQQFVTQGRNENRTIADTLDIGWKILAHLPENQLGRIDNKYIQKYHPAHRKGQ, via the coding sequence ATGGTAAAAGAGTATAAGACAATCACTCAGATTGCAGGACCACTTGTCTTTGTTGAAAAAACAGAGCCTGTAGGCTATAAAGAAATTGTTACTATTAACTTGCCTGACGGGACCACCCGCAGAGGCGAGGTGCTGGACTCATCTTCAGACATAGTGGTTATCCAGATTTTTGAAGGTACTACTGGTCTGGACAAGGAATGCGGTGTAGTCTTTACAGGGGAAACCCTGAAGCTCCCTGCATCCATTGACCTTCTCGGAAGAATCCTTTCAGGTTCAGGAGAACCACTTGACGGTGGACCCAGGATTGTGCCCGACCAGCTTCTGGACATCAACGGAGCTGCAATGAACCCATATGCCAGGCTGCCTCCAAAGGATTTCATCCAGACAGGTATCTCCACAATAGACGGAACAAATACCCTTGTCCGTGGACAGAAACTGCCTATTTTCTCAGCTTCAGGTCTTCCACACAACGAAATTGCTCTGCAGATCGCAAGGCAGGCTGCTGTGCCAGGATCTGAATCTGCTTTCGCAGTAGTTTTTGCAGCAATGGGTATTACCAATGAAGAAGCCCAGTACTTCATGAGCGACTTCGAAAAGACCGGGGCTCTTGAAAGGGCTGTTGTGTTCCTCAACCTTGCAGATGACCCTGCTGTCGAACGTATAGTTACTCCGCGTATGGCTTTAACTGCAGCTGAATATCTGGCATACGAACACGGCATGCACGTACTTGTCATTCTGACCGACATTACCAACTATGCAGAAGCTCTTCGTCAGATGGGTGCCGCTCGTAACGAAATCCCTGGCCGTCGTGGGTATCCTGGTTACATGTACACTGACCTTGCAACTCTCTATGAGCGCGCAGGTATTGTTAAGGGCGCAAAGGGATCAGTTACTCAGATTCCGATTCTCTCGATGCCTGGTGACGATATTACCCACCCGATTCCTGACCTGTCCGGTTATATTACTGAAGGGCAGATTGTGGTTTCAAGAGAACTGCACAGGAAAGGTATCTACCCGCCAATTAATGTGTTGCCGTCCCTGTCAAGGTTGATGAACTCCGGTATCGGAGCAGGCAAGACAAGAGAAGACCACAAGGCAGTTTCTGACCAGATGTATGCAGGTTATGCAGAAGGGCGTGACCTGAGAGGTCTCGTGGCTATCGTCGGTAAAGAAGCTCTGTCTGAGAGAGACGTCAAGTTCCTTGAGTTTGCTGACCTTTTCGAACAGCAGTTCGTTACACAGGGCAGAAACGAAAACAGGACAATTGCAGACACTCTGGACATTGGATGGAAGATCCTTGCACACCTGCCTGAAAACCAGCTGGGTAGGATTGACAACAAATACATCCAGAAATACCATCCTGCACACAGAAAGGGTCAGTGA
- a CDS encoding ATP synthase subunit A, producing the protein MEVKGEIYRVSGPVVTAIGLQAKMYDLVKVGNEGLMGEVIQILGPKTIIQVYEETAGIKPGEPCVSTGSSLSVELGPGLLSSIYDGVQRPLHVLLEKMGSFIQRGVSADGLDHKKLWDFKPIVKKGDSVKGGDVIGVVQETVNIEHKIMVPPDISGTISDIKSGNFTVVDTICTLTDGTELQMMQRWPVRRPRPVKAKLTPTRPLVTGMRILDGLFPVAKGGTAAIPGPFGSGKTVTQQSLAKWSDTEIVVYIGCGERGNEMADVLSEFPELEDPQTGRPLMERTVLIANTSNMPVAAREASVYTGITIAEYYRDMGLDVSLMADSTSRWAEAMREISSRLEEMPGEEGYPAYLSARLAEFYERAGVAESLCGETGSITVIGAVSPPGGDFSEPVTQNTLRIVKVFWALDAKLSQRRHFPAINWLNSYSLYKDSLNDWFADNVAPDYVPLRERAMEMLQTESELQEIVQLVGSDALPDDQQLLLEITRMLREIFLQQNAFHPVDAYSPFDQQYKILKAIMKWGDAAMDALKSGVPVTEIIKLESKNVLAKVKYEEKFDESMNAVLAQMDKEFASLRGR; encoded by the coding sequence GTGGAAGTAAAAGGTGAAATTTATCGTGTGTCTGGGCCTGTCGTCACCGCCATCGGCTTGCAGGCAAAAATGTATGACCTGGTCAAAGTCGGTAATGAAGGTTTAATGGGTGAAGTCATTCAGATATTAGGGCCCAAGACCATCATCCAGGTATATGAAGAGACCGCAGGTATCAAGCCAGGGGAACCCTGTGTATCTACAGGGTCGTCTCTGTCCGTAGAACTTGGTCCGGGTCTTCTTTCCAGTATTTATGACGGGGTTCAAAGGCCTCTGCACGTCCTGCTTGAAAAAATGGGTAGCTTCATCCAGAGAGGTGTCAGCGCAGATGGGCTTGATCATAAGAAACTCTGGGATTTCAAACCCATTGTCAAGAAGGGCGATTCCGTAAAAGGTGGAGACGTAATTGGTGTTGTACAGGAAACCGTGAATATTGAACATAAGATCATGGTGCCTCCTGATATCTCAGGTACAATTTCCGACATAAAGAGCGGAAACTTTACGGTAGTAGACACAATCTGTACTCTGACTGATGGGACCGAATTGCAGATGATGCAGAGGTGGCCTGTTCGAAGACCCAGACCTGTGAAGGCAAAACTTACTCCAACCAGGCCTCTGGTTACAGGAATGAGAATCCTTGATGGGCTTTTCCCTGTGGCAAAAGGCGGAACAGCTGCAATCCCCGGACCTTTCGGATCGGGAAAGACCGTAACTCAGCAGTCGCTTGCAAAATGGAGTGATACCGAAATTGTGGTCTACATCGGTTGTGGTGAGCGTGGAAACGAAATGGCAGATGTTCTGAGCGAATTCCCTGAACTCGAAGATCCGCAGACCGGGCGCCCACTTATGGAGCGTACTGTTCTTATCGCTAACACTTCAAACATGCCTGTGGCCGCAAGAGAAGCATCTGTGTATACCGGAATCACCATTGCAGAATACTACCGTGACATGGGATTAGATGTATCCCTTATGGCAGACTCCACCTCAAGGTGGGCAGAAGCCATGAGAGAAATCTCTTCCCGTCTGGAAGAAATGCCTGGTGAAGAAGGTTACCCAGCATACCTGTCTGCAAGACTGGCCGAATTCTACGAGCGTGCCGGGGTTGCGGAGAGTCTTTGCGGCGAAACAGGTTCCATTACTGTTATTGGAGCAGTATCTCCACCTGGCGGTGACTTCTCAGAGCCTGTTACACAGAATACCCTGCGTATCGTAAAAGTGTTCTGGGCTCTCGATGCCAAACTATCTCAGAGGCGTCACTTCCCGGCCATCAACTGGCTGAACAGTTACAGTCTGTATAAGGACAGTCTTAATGACTGGTTTGCAGATAATGTGGCTCCTGATTATGTGCCTTTGAGGGAAAGAGCAATGGAAATGCTCCAGACAGAATCTGAACTGCAGGAAATCGTGCAGCTTGTAGGTTCCGATGCTCTGCCAGACGACCAGCAGCTTCTGCTTGAAATCACCCGTATGCTTAGGGAAATTTTCCTGCAGCAGAATGCATTCCACCCAGTAGATGCATACAGCCCGTTCGATCAGCAGTACAAGATCCTTAAGGCAATCATGAAATGGGGAGACGCTGCGATGGATGCCTTGAAATCAGGTGTTCCCGTAACTGAAATTATCAAGCTTGAATCCAAAAATGTGCTTGCTAAGGTCAAGTACGAAGAGAAGTTTGATGAGTCTATGAATGCTGTCCTGGCACAGATGGATAAAGAGTTTGCATCCCTGAGAGGTAGGTAA
- a CDS encoding V-type ATP synthase subunit F, with protein sequence MELAVIGKSEFVTGFRLAGVRKVYETTDTAATESVVKSVLEDKSVGILVMHNDDIGNLPEILRKNLNESVQPTVVALGGSGSGSNLRDKIKQAVGVDLWK encoded by the coding sequence ATGGAATTAGCGGTGATCGGAAAGAGCGAATTTGTTACAGGATTCAGACTGGCTGGTGTCAGGAAGGTTTATGAAACCACAGATACCGCAGCCACTGAGTCCGTTGTAAAATCTGTGCTTGAAGACAAAAGTGTCGGGATTCTTGTAATGCATAATGATGACATTGGTAATCTGCCGGAAATTCTAAGGAAAAACTTGAATGAGTCTGTCCAGCCTACAGTAGTAGCCCTGGGAGGCAGTGGATCAGGCTCAAATCTAAGAGATAAGATAAAACAAGCGGTAGGTGTTGATCTGTGGAAGTAA
- a CDS encoding V-type ATP synthase subunit C yields MRLLERLWGQKPSRKSDKKKNGTSNYPYAVTRVRAMKSKLLPKETYPRLLNMGIDGITRFIQESEYKNDVNELAMKYSGGDLAEHALNRNLALTYDKLVRITGGELNYLVVAYLKRYDIWNIKTLLRGKIYNASAEDIMESLIAAGEFTYTSMSELAAKATYQEIIEALKYSEYYPLLHKFDGTNLAYIENELDKMYYTGLFGVIGKPRSKDRKLFLKVVRLEVDVKNLINLFRLKKAGVMQLDEIMPLMIEGGLELKPEKLATLPYDEFVNELQRTQYWDVISGVTSSDMTSLTTLESRLTRYYLESSTVLSHVSPISVAPILDYIIHKHNEATNLRIIFRGKETGLSDELIKDQLVVI; encoded by the coding sequence ATGCGGCTTTTGGAGAGACTCTGGGGGCAAAAACCCTCGCGAAAATCCGATAAAAAGAAAAATGGCACTTCTAACTATCCCTATGCCGTAACCCGCGTCCGCGCTATGAAGAGCAAACTGCTCCCTAAAGAAACATATCCCCGGCTCCTTAACATGGGGATTGATGGGATTACCCGCTTTATCCAAGAGTCTGAATACAAAAACGACGTTAACGAACTGGCAATGAAATACAGTGGTGGCGATCTGGCAGAACACGCATTGAACAGAAATCTTGCGCTCACATATGATAAGTTGGTAAGAATCACCGGAGGAGAATTGAATTACCTAGTTGTCGCATATCTCAAAAGATACGACATCTGGAACATAAAAACACTTCTCCGTGGTAAAATCTACAATGCATCTGCTGAAGATATCATGGAATCACTGATTGCTGCTGGGGAGTTTACCTATACGTCGATGTCAGAACTTGCAGCCAAGGCTACATATCAAGAAATAATTGAAGCCCTGAAATACTCTGAATACTACCCCCTGCTGCATAAGTTTGACGGAACTAACCTGGCATACATAGAGAACGAACTTGACAAAATGTATTATACAGGCTTGTTTGGAGTAATAGGTAAACCAAGATCTAAAGACCGCAAGCTCTTTCTTAAAGTTGTCAGATTGGAAGTAGACGTCAAGAATTTAATAAATCTTTTCAGACTGAAAAAAGCAGGAGTTATGCAGCTTGATGAAATCATGCCGCTCATGATTGAAGGCGGTCTTGAGTTAAAACCGGAGAAACTGGCGACTCTCCCATATGACGAGTTTGTCAATGAGCTTCAAAGAACTCAGTACTGGGACGTAATTTCAGGCGTTACGAGTTCAGATATGACTTCTTTGACCACTCTTGAAAGCAGGCTCACAAGATATTATCTTGAATCTTCAACCGTTCTCTCGCATGTATCCCCGATCTCAGTTGCACCTATTCTGGATTATATCATTCATAAACATAATGAGGCTACTAATCTCCGGATCATTTTCAGGGGTAAGGAGACTGGCCTCAGTGATGAGTTAATCAAAGACCAGTTGGTGGTTATATAA
- a CDS encoding V-type ATP synthase subunit E has product MGLEIVVKDIQEGASAEVSRIKAEGDAKASEIINEAKEVQKKTLGDSLAKAEEDLQNLHQQVISSANLEVKRITLNKRKDLLDKVYAQTVEKIKSMPASKKEELLKNIINKYEASGARVYSSKDSEDIVKKLTSLSYAGNLDTIGGIVLENEDGTVRLDFTYDSILKNVYERSLKQISDILYG; this is encoded by the coding sequence ATGGGACTAGAGATTGTTGTAAAAGACATCCAAGAGGGTGCAAGTGCTGAGGTTTCCCGTATAAAAGCCGAAGGCGATGCAAAGGCCTCCGAGATCATAAATGAAGCTAAGGAAGTACAGAAAAAAACACTCGGGGACAGCCTTGCCAAGGCGGAAGAGGACCTCCAAAATCTGCACCAACAGGTCATATCAAGTGCAAATCTGGAAGTGAAAAGAATTACGCTTAATAAGCGTAAGGATCTTCTAGATAAAGTTTATGCCCAGACAGTTGAAAAAATTAAGTCAATGCCGGCATCCAAAAAAGAAGAGCTGTTGAAAAATATTATCAACAAGTACGAAGCTAGCGGTGCTAGAGTTTACTCTTCTAAAGATTCTGAAGATATTGTCAAGAAGTTAACTTCTCTATCTTACGCTGGTAATCTTGATACTATTGGTGGAATTGTTCTGGAAAACGAGGACGGAACGGTCAGGTTAGATTTCACATATGATTCAATCCTGAAAAACGTGTATGAGCGTTCATTGAAGCAGATATCTGATATATTATACGGGTGA
- a CDS encoding V-type ATP synthase subunit I produces MSRPKQMTRAVIVGHKSILKETIDALHDTNLFHVEDFVEDESGFKISKPFKNAEEVSKKLVKIRSIANYLGIESKKPVVQKSDAVLRELDSKLNELDRTISAKTESISQLENELKDMDTQKKEVLPYLPIDLDFDYFRGYENIKVFAGILKSNLEASQISSITQAYELYFDPQSKAVVLFVANNDADKVYELLQGLGFKELRVPERGGVPSELLRSIEQKEADVTRRIESLKGEIESLKTKYADFILASDEVLSIESQKAELPLRIATSENAFIIDGWTPTESYDRLVSVVNNATNGRAYITNLEVREEEEENAPVEYNNSKAVAPMQQIMDLYARPKYFEIDPSSAIFITFPLIYGMILGDIGYALILGAMALAIKKAIKSDAVADMMNILIYCQIWTIFFGLIYGEFLGFPLASTHEEQGLLPFWHTVTLFQSIGGEAFTFPIHRAHMVMSMIILSVVVGLIHLNLGYVFGFTNVAREHGMKHALLEKGSWMIIELGVLIAAIGYVGISALMYVGAAVFVIGIVMLAMGEGIAGIVELPSLMGNALSYARIIAVGLSSIYIASTVNDISFSMIWADHSKIGFAAIAAIIVFILGHALNVALSIIAPGLHALRLQYVEFFGKFYEGGGRKFNPFGYIRKYTEE; encoded by the coding sequence ATGAGTAGACCTAAACAGATGACAAGGGCCGTTATTGTCGGGCACAAAAGCATTCTAAAAGAAACCATCGATGCACTACATGATACAAATCTTTTTCACGTCGAAGACTTTGTCGAAGACGAGTCTGGTTTTAAGATCAGCAAGCCATTCAAAAACGCAGAAGAAGTCTCTAAAAAGCTTGTGAAGATCCGATCTATCGCCAATTATTTGGGGATTGAAAGCAAAAAACCGGTAGTTCAGAAATCTGACGCTGTTCTGCGTGAACTTGACTCGAAGTTAAATGAACTGGACAGAACAATTTCAGCTAAAACGGAATCAATTTCCCAGCTTGAAAATGAATTAAAAGATATGGACACCCAGAAAAAGGAAGTCCTGCCTTATCTGCCCATCGATCTTGACTTTGATTATTTCCGTGGCTACGAAAACATCAAGGTTTTCGCAGGCATTTTAAAAAGTAACCTAGAAGCAAGTCAGATTTCGAGTATCACCCAAGCTTACGAACTGTACTTTGATCCTCAATCAAAAGCAGTTGTACTGTTTGTAGCTAATAATGATGCCGACAAAGTTTACGAATTACTTCAGGGTCTTGGATTCAAAGAGCTTAGAGTTCCTGAAAGAGGTGGTGTCCCAAGCGAACTTTTAAGATCCATTGAACAGAAAGAAGCCGACGTCACCAGAAGGATCGAATCCTTAAAGGGTGAGATCGAGTCCTTGAAAACAAAGTACGCCGATTTTATCCTTGCAAGCGACGAAGTCCTGAGTATCGAGAGTCAGAAAGCAGAGCTGCCTCTTAGGATAGCTACATCTGAAAATGCATTCATAATTGATGGATGGACCCCCACCGAAAGTTATGACAGGCTTGTCAGTGTAGTTAACAACGCCACTAATGGAAGGGCATACATCACCAACCTCGAAGTTCGCGAGGAGGAAGAAGAAAATGCCCCCGTTGAGTACAATAACTCAAAAGCAGTGGCACCGATGCAGCAGATTATGGATCTGTATGCAAGACCTAAATATTTTGAAATAGATCCATCTTCAGCGATTTTCATTACCTTCCCGCTGATCTACGGAATGATTCTCGGAGACATCGGATATGCACTGATATTGGGAGCAATGGCACTGGCTATTAAAAAGGCAATAAAGTCAGATGCAGTAGCTGACATGATGAATATTCTTATTTATTGTCAGATTTGGACGATTTTCTTTGGACTTATTTATGGTGAGTTTCTGGGATTCCCTCTGGCGAGTACGCATGAAGAACAAGGTTTACTTCCATTCTGGCATACAGTAACCCTGTTCCAATCAATTGGAGGAGAGGCCTTTACTTTCCCAATTCACAGGGCTCACATGGTAATGAGTATGATTATACTAAGCGTCGTCGTCGGACTGATTCATCTAAATCTCGGGTACGTGTTTGGATTTACAAACGTTGCAAGAGAACACGGGATGAAACATGCTCTTCTTGAAAAAGGCAGTTGGATGATTATTGAGCTTGGTGTACTTATTGCAGCTATTGGTTATGTTGGTATTTCAGCATTGATGTATGTTGGTGCTGCTGTTTTTGTTATTGGAATTGTGATGCTCGCCATGGGTGAGGGTATCGCTGGTATAGTCGAACTGCCATCTCTTATGGGTAATGCTCTTTCATATGCCCGTATTATCGCAGTCGGTTTATCTTCGATTTATATCGCAAGTACAGTCAATGACATATCCTTCAGCATGATCTGGGCTGATCATTCTAAGATCGGTTTCGCGGCAATAGCTGCAATTATCGTATTTATACTCGGGCACGCCCTTAACGTCGCTCTGAGTATCATCGCTCCCGGACTACATGCACTCAGGTTGCAGTACGTAGAATTCTTTGGAAAATTCTATGAAGGCGGGGGCAGAAAATTCAACCCATTCGGATATATAAGAAAATACACGGAGGAATAA
- the ahaH gene encoding ATP synthase archaeal subunit H, with the protein MAKNEILSEIKKAEENAKSMVDEAIEAKNKRISEARAEAREILKQAEIDAHKAAQDSFKEGEKKILEERDKIITDGEKNALAMSQKAQANIDKSVNYLVQEFERAVLNE; encoded by the coding sequence ATGGCTAAAAATGAAATCTTATCTGAAATAAAAAAAGCAGAGGAAAACGCTAAGTCAATGGTTGACGAAGCCATTGAAGCGAAAAACAAGCGTATCTCCGAAGCTCGGGCTGAAGCCAGGGAAATCCTGAAACAGGCCGAAATCGATGCACATAAAGCTGCACAAGACTCTTTTAAAGAGGGTGAAAAAAAGATCCTGGAGGAAAGAGATAAGATCATAACCGATGGTGAAAAAAACGCATTAGCCATGTCCCAAAAAGCTCAAGCTAACATCGACAAATCCGTCAATTACCTAGTACAGGAGTTTGAGAGGGCGGTCCTTAATGAGTAG
- a CDS encoding radical SAM protein — translation MRVYDSPVLKVNASTENEKIVLDVEGPLSHLANPILKRINNIFAEEKPISVDENEIIFSTWIPPIPGPVFSRVISAEIAAIRKKRVPDQFSIGITARCPNRCIHCGAAGIKPEKELTLDEISGAIDQSLDLGSYLIAFDGGETMLRDDLVEMVARVDKSRAIATCLTSGFKLSEERAKELKAAGLYASRISLDSPFEAEHDRIRGREGAYKDSIAGIKNSITAGILTDMFVVVSPHNIDDLEEFYNLAFNLGMHELSIYEIIAVGRWLEHEDEVIGEKDVSKLEKFQKKMNSKPEGPRVTAFPYFLGPSLFGCFAGRRWMHVASDGEVMPCAYTPLSFGNICEEPLEVIWKRMGKHKAYKKDNAAYCMMRNPDFRKEYIHTIPQGAKIPYRVK, via the coding sequence ATGCGAGTATATGATAGTCCGGTGCTTAAAGTAAATGCCAGTACAGAAAACGAAAAAATTGTGCTTGATGTAGAAGGTCCTCTTTCCCATCTTGCAAACCCTATCCTCAAACGCATAAACAACATTTTTGCGGAAGAAAAACCCATTTCAGTGGATGAAAATGAGATTATTTTCTCTACATGGATCCCACCAATTCCGGGGCCTGTTTTCAGCCGGGTGATAAGTGCTGAGATCGCAGCTATCCGGAAAAAAAGGGTTCCGGATCAGTTTTCAATAGGAATTACGGCTCGCTGTCCTAACCGATGTATCCACTGTGGAGCAGCTGGTATCAAGCCAGAAAAGGAACTTACTCTGGATGAAATTTCCGGAGCTATAGACCAGAGCCTGGATCTTGGGTCTTATCTTATTGCTTTCGATGGAGGGGAGACCATGCTTCGAGACGATCTTGTAGAGATGGTAGCCAGAGTCGATAAATCAAGAGCAATTGCTACCTGTCTCACCTCAGGTTTCAAGCTTTCCGAAGAAAGGGCTAAGGAGCTTAAAGCCGCAGGATTATACGCCTCAAGAATTAGTCTGGACAGCCCATTTGAAGCCGAACACGACCGCATTCGGGGCCGAGAAGGTGCATACAAAGATTCAATCGCCGGAATCAAAAATTCAATCACTGCCGGGATCCTTACTGATATGTTTGTAGTTGTTTCCCCTCACAATATCGATGACCTTGAAGAATTTTACAACCTTGCATTTAACCTTGGAATGCATGAACTTTCCATCTATGAAATTATTGCCGTCGGACGCTGGCTTGAGCACGAAGATGAAGTAATCGGGGAAAAAGATGTCTCAAAGCTTGAGAAGTTCCAGAAAAAAATGAACTCTAAACCTGAAGGTCCCAGAGTCACCGCATTTCCGTATTTTCTGGGCCCAAGTCTTTTTGGGTGTTTTGCTGGAAGACGATGGATGCATGTTGCTTCGGATGGGGAAGTAATGCCCTGTGCTTACACTCCTCTATCCTTTGGAAATATCTGTGAAGAACCCCTGGAAGTTATCTGGAAGCGTATGGGTAAGCACAAAGCTTACAAAAAAGATAATGCCGCATATTGCATGATGCGCAACCCCGATTTTCGGAAAGAATATATTCATACAATACCTCAGGGCGCAAAGATCCCTTACAGGGTTAAATAA
- a CDS encoding geranylfarnesyl diphosphate synthase translates to MPVQVHGVILMNIEEWEEYRYVESGINSFIDQMNDSSLKKMVEHVCNTGGKRIRPIILLLSSEICSGSYQQSLNAALAIEMMHSASLIHDDLLDQGLVRRNLPSAPEKFGPSRALLCGDYLIAKCFEFISPYGEKVVRDFGKAGMDMAEGEVLDLRLDKDNFGENNYFECIYKKTASLFAISASIGAYTGGADEVLTRRFNVFGNYLGTAYQIVDDILEFLEVVEGKESKFTSETLPHVYMKNMSKEEAIEKSINAVKMRVNAAKETLLTFNECPARNKLFQITDYITIDMLEIV, encoded by the coding sequence ATGCCCGTTCAAGTACACGGAGTAATATTGATGAATATTGAAGAGTGGGAAGAATACAGATATGTCGAATCAGGAATAAATAGCTTCATTGATCAAATGAACGACTCCAGCTTGAAAAAAATGGTAGAACATGTCTGTAATACCGGAGGAAAGCGAATTAGACCAATCATCCTCCTTCTCTCCAGTGAGATCTGTTCAGGTTCGTACCAACAGAGCCTCAATGCAGCTCTTGCTATTGAAATGATGCACTCGGCTTCCCTCATCCATGATGACCTGCTGGATCAGGGACTTGTTAGAAGAAACCTGCCATCAGCCCCTGAAAAATTTGGCCCTTCCAGGGCTCTTCTTTGTGGCGATTACCTGATTGCAAAATGTTTTGAGTTTATTTCTCCGTATGGGGAAAAAGTAGTCAGAGACTTCGGAAAAGCCGGGATGGATATGGCTGAAGGAGAAGTCCTTGATCTGAGACTCGATAAGGACAATTTTGGAGAAAATAACTATTTCGAATGCATTTACAAGAAAACGGCTTCTTTATTTGCCATCAGCGCTTCCATAGGGGCATACACTGGAGGAGCTGATGAAGTCCTGACCAGGCGTTTTAATGTTTTTGGAAATTACCTGGGAACTGCATACCAGATTGTTGACGACATTCTTGAGTTTCTTGAAGTGGTCGAAGGCAAGGAATCGAAATTCACATCTGAAACTCTGCCGCATGTTTACATGAAGAATATGTCAAAGGAAGAAGCAATAGAAAAATCTATAAATGCTGTAAAGATGCGTGTTAATGCCGCAAAAGAGACCCTGTTGACATTTAACGAATGTCCGGCAAGGAACAAACTCTTTCAGATTACCGATTACATAACTATTGATATGCTTGAGATTGTTTAA